The Dioscorea cayenensis subsp. rotundata cultivar TDr96_F1 chromosome 16, TDr96_F1_v2_PseudoChromosome.rev07_lg8_w22 25.fasta, whole genome shotgun sequence sequence GAGAAAAAAACTTCCCAAGACTTTTTGGCCGGATGCGATGAAATTGGGTTGTTCATGTATTAAATCGAAGTCCCTACTTTAGCGGTGAAAGATCAAACTCCGGAAGAAGCTTGGAGTGGAGTAAAAGCCAGCGAGTTGATTACTTCGAgtttttttggttgtatttctCATGCTCATGTGCACGACAACAAAAGAACTAAAAGTCTGGATGACAAGAGTTTGCGGTGTGTTTTGCTAGGTGTCAGTGAAGAGTCCAAGGCTTATAAGCTATATGATCCAATTTCCAAAAGGATCATTATAAGCAGGGATGTAAAATTCGAGGAAGACAAACACTGGGAGTGGGATCAAACACATGAACAAGGTGTACTTTGTGATTTGGATTGTGGAGATAATGAAATAGTTGAGGAAAACACTGAACCCGGTCATAAATGAACAAGAAACTCTTGGTTCTTCAGTCCAAGAAAGATCCGAAGGTAGAAAGCAGGGACGTCCACCAATATGGATGAATAACTATGAAGTCGGTGAAGGGCTTTCGATGATGATTCCGCTCACTTAGTGATGCTTGCTGATGTTGATCCGATTCATTATCAAGATGCGATGAAGGAAGAGAAGTGGAGAAAAAGCCATGGACATTGAAATGGATGCAATAAAGAAGAATGACACTTGGGAATTAATTGATTTACCTGAAGGAGGAAAGAAAGTTGGAGTAAAGTGGATCTTCAAAACTAAATTTGATGAAAAAGGAGAAGTCAATAAACACAAAAGCTAGACTTGTGGTAAAGGGATATGCTCGGGGAGTATGGGATAGACTACACGTAAGTCTTTGCACTTGTAGACCTGGATGGAGACAGATTCGTTTGGTGCTCGGATTTGCAGCTCAAAAAAGTTGGTCTGTCTACCAGTTAGATGTGAAGTCAGCATTTTTACATGGTCATTTACAAGAAGATGTCTATGTGGAACAACCATGTGGATATGTACAGAAGGAAAGTAAGGAGAAAGTGTACAAATTGAAAAAGGCATTATACGGGCTAAAGCAAGCTCCACGTGCTTGGTACGATCAGTATAGAAGCCTATTTCTTAAAAAGAAGGTTTTACAAAGTGTGACTATGAGCATACATTATTTGTCAGAGAAGATGAAGCTATGTTAATTGTAAGctttgtatgttgatgatcttcTTATTCTTGCAATAATGAACTATTGATTGcgtaaattcaaaaaaattccatgaagcaagagtttgatatgagCAGATCTTGGAAAGATGAAGTATTTTCTTGGCCTTGAAATTGAGCGAGAGATCAACTGGGATTTTTATCAGTCAAAAGAAATATACTTTGGAGGTGCTAAAAAGATTTGGCATGGCAGAAAGCAATCCTGTTCATAATCCAATTGATCCTGGCAGTTTGCTTACGAAGGAGGAAAAGGCTGATCATGTAAATAAGACTTACTTTAAACAAATAGTGGGTAGTCTTATGTATCTTACAGCTACACGACCAGATATAGCATTTGTGGTTAGTCTAATTAGCAGATACATGGAAACTCTTACTGAACTTCATCTACAGGCAGCAAAAAGGGTTTTCAGATATTTGAAAGGAACTGTTGGGTTTGGAATTTTCTATAgaaaaggaggaggagatgagCTTATTGCCTACACTAATAGTGATTATGCTAGAGACTTAGGAGACAGAAAAAGCACATCAGgatatgtgtttttgttgagttcagGAGCTATATCATGGTCATCTAAAAAACAACCTGTAGTAAGTCTGTCAACTACAGAGGCAGAATTTATAGCTGCAACCTCTTGTGCTTGTCAAGCAATATGGTTAAAAAGAGTGTACCAAAAGCTGGATAAAAATCAAGGTGaaacaactattatttattgtgataatagTTCTGCAATTAAATTATCCAAAAATCCAGTGATGCATGGTCGCAGCAAGCATATAGATGTGCGTTTCCATTTTCTTCGTGATCTCACAAAGGCTGGAACTGTGAAATTGGTTCATTGTGGAACTCAAAAGCAATTGGCGGACATTATGACAAACCCACTTAAGTTGGAAGCTTTCTTGAAGTTGCGTGAACTCTTGGGAGTTTGTTCAGAGAATGATGTAAACTAAATGCGAGCATTTAGTTTAAGGGAAGGATTGTTAGGATTTAGTTAATAAATCCCTATTATTATTAGGATTTAGTCAATAAATATGTTGCTTAAATTAGTTTTTGCATATCATGAGTTTGTTAGATATGGTTTCTTATCTCTTTGTATTTTAGTTAGTTGGTTTGTAAGGCTTTTATATAACCATCGTTGTTGATAATAATATGGGcgttttttcttcttaaaatctTGTAATTCTTTACATAACAAACATGAATTATTCATTTTGTTAGGTGATCTATTGAAACTGATTCTATATCATCTTAATGTTGAGCATGCTgtaattaacaaatttaaatttgaaatgtaAGATCATTCTCATCATAAAAAGGGAATAAGTAAAGAGCGATactatttttaccgaataaatTTACGGAATAGATTttccgaatgacgtggatgcctaACTTATCATCCACATCTTCATTcacaacattattttttttatataaacttcaaatttgaaccttaaagatttttaaattcttaaaatttaaaaaaaaatatataaatctatatctaaaatcataaactcaactactacaaaatctataccctaaaaatctaaaaatttaaatcctaaataataaatactaaaccctaaaccttaaatccTAAGCCATAAAccataaaccctaaatcctatgcGCTAAACCTtaaacaagaaatcacaaaaCCCGTAGGGGGTTTGTTATTtccagtttagggtttagagagaggttttcggtttatcatttataaagagaaattaatgtttttctctaaaaaaaaaataaagaaagaatgacgtggatgctgacATAGATGCCAACTTGACATCCACATCATTCGGGAAACCTATTGGAGAAATCTATTcgataaaaatatcattactcataCATAAATGCCAAACATTATGAAATTTACCCTATTTATTATTACTAGGAGtactatttatttcattttcttaatgaaatagttgttaattttgtttctccttATGTATGAATAAGTGACTCCCTCtaatatatcaaatttcaatataaattatttaaaaaaaaaatccagtaTCCCTTTGTTTAACATCTTGGATTATGTTTTACAAATAAATGATCGTTCTGCAAGAGTGCTTATGAGAATGAAGATAGTGTATGTGGTGATCATgctatttgattaattaaaatgttaattaaaacaattacgTTAAGTTAAACATATGAATCATATCATTCTTTTAATCAACGATTTATATGTATTCATAACTAATATTCTTaaacattaatcaataattttataaatctatttttttttaaaattgtttcctctcaattaaaaattttattttaattttacatatcTTCATGAATTTGTTTTGGTTGGTAGAAAATTTCCTAATTCCATTGTAGATTTGCACACATctccatattatttttttttaataaaatttattcatgcaaaaatcCAATGATAATGATTATTTAGATATACATGTAATTTGAGATATGGTGGCAGGGGCATTGAGCTAACTACCACATTCTTCATATTATTCTTTAATTGTTAACCTATATTTACCTCAATTAAATTTTCatcttaaataataattatcacaAATCAAAAAAGCTACTTTTAACAATCACtacattaaaaatgaaaaaacattacaaattattataattatttatatactatacAGGGTTTATGAATAATTTAGACATTCATAGCTTGATTAGTCAGACTACAACTTCTAACCAAAATTATCTCAAATCCTCATTAAATTTATACTCTCTCTGATCCAAATTATCTATTAttagagattttattttttttattttttttatttttgtttatttttttttttaataatagacgacaagcgtcattttttatgaatataaataatgtCAATACAAAGGTGTAATTATCCTATGATACtacttttttctaaattttaagattttgatAACACCCCTAATTTTTGTGCAAATTCGCACCCGTGGAGAGTACTCCCTGAccctttttatttgtattattttaaaagttttttttatttttttttacatgtctAATTTTTTCTGTATATAACACGTAGAAATTGAACTGATAAATTAATGTGTCTTAAATTGAGAATGTACCAAAATTAAGATTTTCCTAGATTATCcgtattaaaatattatacattaaaaatattttttaaagattaaattcttgtataatataatattttaaaatttaccaATATATGTAGACTGTCTTTTgggaaaattaatatttatttcctgaaagtttcaaaacatcccagatagaccctctgacatttgaatttgccagaaatccctcctttttttgacagcttatttttcaatcctgacagtgtacttttcaattaatgcagcttactctgttagtttattttattttacaacatgtacttcccgcttaaaaatatatagtttacaTTTAATATTGCGTGTTTTCGTTTaaccacataaattttcatttaacatatagcacatttgcatttaaaatttgacttttccgcttaaaattattagtttccgcttaaaattcggtgttttcgcttaactacataagttttcacttaacatataacatatttgcgtttaaaatttgacttttccacttaaaattatgggtttccgcttaaaatgtgGTATTTTCGATTAAAAACTGAGAGTTAGCCCAGTTAATATTTATTACCTTTATATCAACGTCAATCACCTTTATGTCAGAAAGATCTGAAAAATGACCTGTCAGAAAAAAGAAGGATATtttgggaatactcaaagtgatgggtttttttttaatacttgaattttggagggattttttttttttttgttcattttcagtttttttttaatatatatatagaactttTCAAGTGGCttgttgattaattttattcaatttttttaaaattatatgaacTTTAATTAGAGTTTTATGTCTTTTCTTGACAGATTATGCTGATTGttgaataaaatgaattttaattgtaataagcttttgcttgtttttaagtcaattttttatataaatataatttatttcttcaattttgatTGTGATTGTGTATTCTGTTATACACATaagaaattataattattggCAATTTTGATACTGAGATCaacttaaattatattttaaaaaattccaaCTTAAGAACTCATCAGTGTTTTTAAAGAAGAGTAAGGTTGATTATTGAAATCTTTCTCACATGTACCCTCATGAAAACAAATCTACAAtgtgaggaatttttttttttttaataattttattttacttttaatacaatattttttttttcattggataaaccacaattttattaattttattgaataaaaaaacaaacaaacaagataaatttaaattagtgTTTAACCATTTTGTTACTTCATTATATCTGTTGAAACTGATCTTATCTCATTGttaacaaatttaaatcaaagatttcaaatTCACTTTAGAAAGTAATTAAAATCAGACAAAAATTGTAAGCAAACACCACTAATTAGTCTAAAATTGGTCTAATCCAAAAATTATACTTAATTATAACTGTTACAAACATTGTTAAAATTCGTATCtgcaaaaatccaaatattgtTAACACAGTAAGCTATATAAACctttgtgttattttaaacaAGATGGGATAATTTTAGAGAGTGAAACACAAAGAGAAAGATGGAAATAATGAATATGAGAACTCTTCTgtgttttgtgttcttcttttCATGTTGTCTTCTTCAACAACAAGCCTTTGCAGCCAAAACGGTAACCAAAAAGCTCACTCTTCATTAATtctctaaatatttaaattaaagattaattagttaatcatcttcttcttctttaattgtttctttgatttgtaCAGTCCTATATTGTTTATCTCGGTGGTCATTATACCAAATCAAGTGAGGAAGCTATAGTGAATTCTCACCATGAACTCTTAGGATCAGTCATGAAAAGGCACTtatatttcattcaaatatatcCACATTTAATTAATCCCAGCAAGGTATAACTGttatttttttgcatgcatGTTAACTAATTAGCAAGGAGAAGGCAAAAGAAGCAATATTTTACTCGTATACAAAGGAAATAAATGGGTTTGCTGCAACCATGGAGGAAGATGAAGCAAATGAGATCTCAAGTACTTTAAATTTCAATacagtttttctttttcttttcccttttcttttttttttactttgttacTGAAGTTCTTGCATTGTTGCTGTTTAGAGCATCCGAGTGTTTTATTAGTGTTCAAAGATAAACCTTTAAAGCTTCAGACAACTCATTCTTGGGATTTCATTGGCCTCCCAAGCAATGTCACTACTTCATCATCGTTGCCACCTACGGCGAGCTCAGGAGCTGATATAATCATTGGTCACATTGACACcggtatacatatatatatatatgcatctcACATTATCATATGAATTCTTCATTGAAGCCGATATGTATTGCTTTCTTTCGTTGTTTGTGTTTCTGTAAGGTGTTTGGCCTGAGTCAAAGAGCTTCAATGATGATGGAATGGGTCCAATTCCATCAAAATGGAAGGGAATTTGTCAGAATCAGAACATAACAAATTTTTCATGCAACAAGTAaagtttcttcttattcttctcctttaattaattcttaattaattttctaaaagcATTATTTGCTTGGGGAGTTCAGGAAATTGATTGGAGCAAGGTACTTCGCTGCTGGTTTTCTCCAAGGCAACAATTCAGTTAATGACACTAAAAATGGTCCCCGTGACACTGTCGGACATGGCACCCACACACTCTCCACCTCTGGAGGGTCCATAGTCACAAATGTAAGCTATTTCGGTTATGCCAATGGCACTGCAAGAGGTGGTGCACCCCATGCCCGTGTTGCTATGTACAGAGCGTGTTGGCGGAACCCTGTTTATGCTATTTGCCATGACTCTGATATTCTTGCTGGAATAGATGCGGCAATAGATGATGGTGTTGATGTGCTTTCACTATCGATCGGTGGTGGACCGGAGCCTTATTTTGTTGACACAGTCGCTATTGGATCCTTTCACGCAACCAACAAAGgcattgttgttgtttgttcaGCCGGAAACGATGGACCAGATGGGGCTATCTCCAACGTTGCGCCATGGATTTTCACTGTTGCAGCAAACACTATCGATAgatgtgagccccaccccttaatcaaatcctagccattgcttttatctcttaatcctatccgttggttttactttcaatcttagccattgattttgtttttgtttagtttcaaaaccctagctgtctcttcaaattttttttcggttttagatcatagggggaaaagagagagagagagagagagagacttgcgtcgtctctttctcttcctttttgcgggtggtgtcggcgACGAGGACGGGAGAAGGGTCTCATCGTCACGGATTTCATTTCActattattgttgaggtaaggttatgagtttttgttattgctctttcttatgcttgtttgtgacatgttactagttagggttagggtttggtgagaattgatttgattttagtttgaggataaaattcagaaagtcTCTGTTAGCACAGTAgagatctctaatttatttcgaAGATATATagatggaatttggaagagatcagaatagaaaaattgtagatcgagattttttttagcttactacgaaatttcagaatttttggagtagtatcctgcaaattataaatttttagacgcaggtgacgcggacagggtttctgttcagcccttgaacagtttttgattattttcgtaattgtaagttattttttagatttatatttatataagaaaattatatagGACGATGTTATATTTgtctctgcaaaatttcagaatttttagacatgtaaattgtgagatatgagcagatttctataggtgtgctcaatactaTTTCTGCAGAGAACATTATgattgcttaaacaatttgatggtctggtaaatggaatttggagaagagtaatataacaaagttatatatttttgatgttacctaattacctgaaaaaaatttcagatttttatgcatatgtagtttgtgagatatagccctattggtataagtgtctcggatgaagatgcctagtttttctcataagtttgaaatttttttgatttgggttagaatttgcaaagctacGCTGATTTTAATCTTAAGGTTTTGTAGGTGAGTTGGTTATTGGTCTTGACCTTGGTAatttttgttagtgtttgatttgtttttttgcattcgtgtgaatttttagaatttgtttacttgtaattcgatgggttattcccaaattaggACTTCTCGAGAAATACTCGATTGGTGTAAGTATTCAAAAAAATCCGGTTGTTAATCGGTAAGTATcctacatataaatcatattatatgtatatactctaGTTTTTCCGAACATCcgaaaatttttgagaaaaaaataatgatttttatgtatttatttatattttggattatttatttattattatttttggaattattttaaagttccagttaatgatattttattttggattagaattaattgaaaggtttaaatattttctttacatttggattacttaatttttttgaattccggatatttatttacttttcgattaattactattgtgtttttttctttattatctattcatgtttggattctattaactggattatttttgatatgataaaaaaatgggatcatgtgatctgcaaattacttgcatttttgCCCAGTATGaatttttgatagtttattgtttttgtgaacattaaatatttttgacaaagtactcgtagtccccaaaacTAACTTTTGCAATAACCCCATCATCGGGGTTAAAAAGCGGCCaggtgtcgacatgtactcgatatagaaactatagtttcccaccgctttcagtcggtgaagaataacgacctCGATAATtcggctcgggtcaccgagggtaaacttatgagttctAATATTCGGCTCGGGTCATGAGGGATAAATATATGAGatctgttatttttgttttgacaatagttgtttgggggacctatatgcttggtttttgaCATccgtgtttatt is a genomic window containing:
- the LOC120278472 gene encoding subtilisin-like protease SBT5.3 gives rise to the protein MEIMNMRTLLCFVFFFSCCLLQQQAFAAKTSYIVYLGGHYTKSSEEAIVNSHHELLGSVMKSKEKAKEAIFYSYTKEINGFAATMEEDEANEISKHPSVLLVFKDKPLKLQTTHSWDFIGLPSNVTTSSSLPPTASSGADIIIGHIDTGVWPESKSFNDDGMGPIPSKWKGICQNQNITNFSCNKKLIGARYFAAGFLQGNNSVNDTKNGPRDTVGHGTHTLSTSGGSIVTNVSYFGYANGTARGGAPHARVAMYRACWRNPVYAICHDSDILAGIDAAIDDGVDVLSLSIGGGPEPYFVDTVAIGSFHATNKGIVVVCSAGNDGPDGAISNVAPWIFTGTSLSNGLPSKDLYPIISSITASVYGGDDCFSLIDMKVKGKIVVCNSSTVSPIDQAVNVQIAGGVGMPDISAPGVQILAAFAGVGTSTGVNTDPLSPFAVLSGTSMSAPHIAGISALLKSQYPTWSPAMIKSAIMTTATIHDNTGQLIAMADPSLTPATPFSYGAGQVKVNAVMDPGLVYDLTTEDYLNFLCANDYSLKELRVFSDNYTCPSTKMQIEDLNLPSITIPYLFDGITVTRKLTNVGPPSKYNVSIDFPKNITLTVNPTELNFDKVGEEKVFQVSVTGNHAGLNKHHFFGRLKWSDGKHSVEIPLAVKSLI